The Sphingobacteriales bacterium genome has a segment encoding these proteins:
- a CDS encoding antibiotic biosynthesis monooxygenase, translating into MLTRIVKMQFRAADIADFLALMQQAKPLIQGFEGCIHLSILQDVQEPTVFFTYSHWRNAADLENYRRSELFERVWAQTKTYFAAPPQAWSVQQLFFDNSHSA; encoded by the coding sequence ATGCTGACAAGAATTGTAAAAATGCAGTTTCGCGCTGCCGACATCGCCGATTTTTTAGCGTTGATGCAGCAGGCAAAGCCACTTATTCAGGGTTTTGAAGGTTGTATTCACCTGAGCATTTTACAAGATGTTCAAGAGCCGACTGTTTTTTTTACTTACAGCCATTGGCGCAATGCCGCCGATTTGGAAAATTATCGCCGCTCGGAATTATTTGAGCGCGTGTGGGCACAAACCAAAACCTATTTTGCCGCCCCGCCTCAAGCGTGGAGTGTGCAACAACTATTTTTCGACAACAGCCATTCCGCCTAA
- a CDS encoding glycosyltransferase family 4 protein: MNLKVVHLLYSGLSGTASVVFAMIEADTERRTNWHIIFYGIEDLSFAYRQKCEALHISYHFFKKEKIGTIDSSTQQKIFQTLQQLRPSVLMFHGSAVFFAAAWYRRRHAPCKLIGVEHQANDLKRRSDWFITLMMLALSDAAVFLSREHADNVAKRFPRLYRKCRTAIIPNGINTDFFKPAALLSALVPPPIVLGMQCRLTSLKDIPTIFKALLLLRNENYYPQLQFRLAGDGDMRESWQQMAADWGIGDKVVFEGLLNEEQLLVFLQNLSIYVHSTFGETMSIAIMQAQAVALPIVASRVKGVSNALSEGETALLFELGNAADLAQQIDRLVKNATLRRTLGDQARRHAEIHLSSQQMLAAYRHLMNEL; encoded by the coding sequence TTGAATCTCAAGGTTGTACATCTGTTATACAGTGGTTTGAGCGGAACAGCTTCGGTGGTATTTGCGATGATAGAAGCCGACACTGAGCGGCGCACAAACTGGCATATTATTTTTTATGGTATAGAGGATTTGAGTTTTGCATATCGGCAAAAATGCGAAGCCCTACATATTTCGTATCATTTTTTTAAGAAAGAAAAAATTGGTACTATTGACAGCAGCACGCAACAAAAAATATTCCAGACGCTGCAACAATTGCGTCCCTCGGTGTTGATGTTTCATGGCTCGGCTGTTTTTTTTGCTGCCGCTTGGTATCGCCGCCGCCACGCACCTTGCAAGCTGATAGGGGTGGAGCATCAAGCCAACGACCTCAAAAGGCGCAGCGACTGGTTTATTACTTTGATGATGTTGGCATTGAGCGATGCCGCCGTTTTTTTGAGCCGCGAACACGCCGACAATGTAGCGAAGCGTTTTCCGCGTTTGTATCGCAAATGCCGCACCGCCATTATTCCCAATGGAATTAATACCGATTTTTTTAAACCCGCCGCTTTGCTGTCTGCCCTTGTGCCGCCGCCGATAGTGTTGGGTATGCAGTGCCGCCTCACTTCGCTCAAAGATATTCCTACTATTTTCAAGGCTTTGCTGCTGCTGCGCAATGAAAACTACTACCCGCAGTTGCAGTTTCGTTTGGCGGGCGATGGCGATATGCGCGAAAGTTGGCAGCAAATGGCGGCAGACTGGGGCATCGGCGACAAGGTGGTATTTGAGGGGCTGCTGAATGAGGAGCAACTGCTGGTATTTTTGCAAAACCTCAGCATTTATGTACATTCCACCTTCGGCGAAACGATGAGCATTGCAATTATGCAAGCGCAGGCGGTGGCATTGCCCATAGTGGCGAGCCGCGTAAAAGGTGTCAGTAATGCCCTCAGCGAAGGCGAAACGGCTTTGTTGTTTGAACTGGGCAATGCCGCAGATTTAGCACAACAAATAGATCGTTTGGTAAAAAACGCAACTTTGCGCCGCACGCTCGGCGACCAAGCCCGCCGTCATGCCGAAATTCATCTTTCCTCCCAACAAATGCTGGCGGCATATCGGCATTTAATGAACGAATTATAA